One Kitasatospora sp. NBC_01266 genomic window carries:
- a CDS encoding phosphoadenylyl-sulfate reductase, with the protein MSTTTDLEALAGAAARDLEEASAQEVLRWAADTFGRKLCVTSSMEDAVVAHLASTVLPGIDVVFLDTGYHFPETIGTRDAVAATLPVNVITLTPRQTVAEQDAEYGPNLHDRDPDLCCSLRKVEPLQRGLLGYDAWATGLRRDESPSRAGTPVVAWDAKRRKVKIAPIARWTQDDVDAYVQANGVLLNPLLWEGYTSVGCAPLSCTRKPGAGEDARAGRWAGSGKSECGIHL; encoded by the coding sequence ATGAGCACCACCACTGACCTGGAGGCGCTGGCCGGCGCGGCCGCTCGCGACCTGGAGGAGGCCTCCGCGCAGGAGGTCCTGCGCTGGGCCGCCGACACCTTCGGCCGCAAGCTCTGCGTCACCTCCTCGATGGAGGACGCGGTCGTCGCCCACCTGGCCTCGACCGTGCTGCCCGGCATCGACGTGGTCTTCCTCGACACCGGCTACCACTTCCCGGAGACCATCGGCACCCGGGACGCGGTCGCCGCGACCCTGCCGGTCAACGTGATCACCCTGACCCCGCGTCAGACGGTGGCCGAGCAGGACGCCGAGTACGGGCCGAACCTGCACGACCGCGACCCGGACCTGTGCTGCTCGCTGCGCAAGGTCGAGCCGCTGCAGCGCGGCCTGCTGGGCTACGACGCCTGGGCCACCGGGCTGCGCCGCGACGAGTCGCCGAGCCGGGCCGGCACGCCGGTGGTGGCCTGGGACGCCAAGCGCCGCAAGGTGAAGATCGCCCCGATCGCCCGCTGGACCCAGGACGACGTGGACGCCTACGTCCAGGCCAACGGGGTGCTGCTCAACCCGCTGCTCTGGGAGGGGTACACCTCGGTCGGCTGCGCGCCGCTCTCCTGCACCCGCAAGCCGGGGGCGGGCGAGGACGCCAGGGCCGGGCGCTGGGCGGGCTCCGGCAAGAGCGAGTGCGGCATCCACCTGTGA
- a CDS encoding MBL fold metallo-hydrolase, giving the protein MNEHAAEAGWFVDDRCTNCDVARQLAPGLIGEVDGHSEILRQPRDAAELGQVYAAAHACPTRSIRHTARTLDPALDPFPLALTDDVQLCGHNSPHLAGANSYLLRRPSGTRMMIDTPRWSTALARRYEAPGPVTDVLLTHRDHAAHGRRYADHFGARLWIHEDDLDAAPDADQILRGTDPVEIADSVIAHPLPGHTRGSVLYLADQRYCFSGDSFYWSRGTGDIEVPESVTWYSIEELAASLARTADLLHFEWLLPGHGDRKHLPAAEMAQRMRQLTLRSATFKQQPINFGAVRW; this is encoded by the coding sequence ATGAACGAGCATGCAGCCGAAGCCGGTTGGTTCGTCGATGACCGCTGCACCAACTGCGATGTCGCCCGCCAGTTGGCCCCCGGGCTGATCGGCGAGGTCGACGGCCACTCGGAGATCCTGCGCCAACCGCGCGACGCGGCCGAGCTCGGGCAGGTGTACGCCGCCGCGCACGCCTGCCCCACCCGGTCGATCCGGCACACCGCCCGGACCCTCGACCCGGCGCTGGACCCGTTCCCGCTCGCGCTGACCGACGACGTCCAGCTCTGCGGCCACAACTCACCGCACCTGGCCGGCGCCAACTCCTACCTGCTGCGCCGCCCGTCCGGCACCCGGATGATGATCGACACGCCCCGCTGGAGCACCGCCCTGGCCAGGCGGTACGAGGCGCCGGGCCCGGTCACCGACGTCCTGCTCACCCACCGCGACCACGCCGCCCACGGCCGCCGCTACGCCGACCACTTCGGCGCCCGTCTGTGGATCCACGAGGACGACCTCGACGCCGCCCCGGACGCTGACCAGATCCTGCGCGGCACCGACCCCGTGGAGATCGCCGACTCCGTGATCGCCCACCCGCTCCCCGGCCACACCCGGGGCAGCGTGCTCTACCTCGCGGACCAGCGGTACTGCTTCAGCGGCGACAGCTTCTACTGGTCGCGCGGCACGGGGGACATCGAGGTGCCCGAGAGCGTTACCTGGTACTCCATCGAGGAGTTGGCCGCCTCGCTGGCCCGCACGGCGGACCTGCTGCACTTCGAGTGGCTGCTGCCGGGCCACGGCGACCGCAAGCACCTCCCGGCGGCGGAGATGGCGCAGCGGATGCGCCAACTGACGCTGCGCAGCGCGACGTTCAAGCAGCAGCCGATCAACTTCGGTGCCGTCCGCTGGTAG
- a CDS encoding TetR/AcrR family transcriptional regulator has protein sequence MAEPRPRRPARPREEVLAVAMGAIAEHGLAKLTMAGLGKQLGMSAGHLLYYFGSKDQLLLETLRWSEEQLGERRRAALGRAGLSAWERFGAYAELYLADGPGDPRWILWVEVWGRSPSSAEIRQGQLEIEAPWQADLAALIEDGVARGEFRAGSAEERAAQLRAVLDGYSVPLAIGLPGVARDRSAAQVRAVAAAVLGAEADGRLPTTNG, from the coding sequence ATGGCAGAGCCTCGTCCCCGGCGGCCGGCCCGGCCTCGCGAGGAGGTGCTCGCGGTGGCGATGGGGGCGATCGCGGAGCACGGGTTGGCGAAGCTGACCATGGCGGGATTGGGGAAGCAGTTGGGGATGAGTGCGGGGCACCTCCTCTACTACTTCGGGAGCAAGGACCAACTGCTGCTGGAGACGCTGCGCTGGAGCGAGGAGCAGCTGGGTGAGCGACGGCGGGCAGCGCTGGGACGGGCGGGGCTGAGCGCCTGGGAGCGGTTCGGGGCGTATGCGGAGCTGTATCTGGCGGACGGGCCCGGGGATCCGCGCTGGATCCTCTGGGTCGAGGTGTGGGGGCGCTCACCGTCCAGCGCGGAGATCCGGCAGGGGCAGCTGGAGATCGAGGCGCCCTGGCAGGCCGACCTGGCGGCGCTGATCGAGGACGGCGTGGCCCGGGGTGAGTTCCGGGCCGGGTCGGCCGAGGAGCGGGCGGCGCAGTTGCGGGCGGTGCTGGACGGGTACTCGGTGCCGCTGGCGATCGGGCTGCCGGGGGTGGCGAGGGACCGGTCGGCGGCCCAGGTGCGGGCGGTGGCGGCCGCCGTGCTGGGCGCCGAGGCTGACGGCCGACTGCCGACGACTAACGGCTGA
- the rsgA gene encoding ribosome small subunit-dependent GTPase A — protein MFDALPPLSPTPPTSLAGYGWTAELDELFAPLAEAGLVPGRLARVDRGRAEVLVADPDGGEVRTVRADTRPVGSAETIENPCTGDWVALDPAAAPLPEVRALLPRRTAIIRKSAAKASEGQVLAANIDTVLIAVSLAVEPDLGRVERFVALAWESGAQPLVALTKADLVDDAEFIREDVERVVPGVAVLVVSAGTGDGLDVLRACLGGTTALIGQSGAGKSTLTNALTGAQVMVVQQTRDADQKGRHTTTTRELFALPGGGVLIDTPGLRGVGLYGGEGLAQAFAEIEELGARCRFDDCSHSTEPGCAVRAALADGTLPQRRMDSYLRLQRENAWIASRTDARLAAQRARLWKQRAKGARDRVRP, from the coding sequence TTGTTCGACGCACTCCCTCCGCTTTCCCCCACCCCACCGACCTCGCTGGCCGGGTACGGCTGGACCGCTGAACTCGACGAGCTCTTCGCGCCGCTCGCCGAGGCCGGACTCGTCCCCGGCCGACTGGCCCGGGTCGACCGCGGGCGCGCCGAGGTCCTCGTCGCCGACCCCGACGGCGGCGAGGTCCGCACCGTGCGGGCCGACACCCGTCCGGTCGGCAGCGCCGAGACCATCGAGAACCCGTGCACGGGCGACTGGGTGGCGCTCGACCCCGCCGCCGCACCGCTGCCCGAAGTCCGCGCGCTGCTGCCGCGCCGCACCGCGATCATCCGCAAGAGCGCGGCCAAGGCCTCCGAGGGCCAGGTACTGGCCGCCAACATCGACACCGTGCTGATCGCCGTCTCGCTGGCCGTCGAGCCCGACCTCGGCCGGGTCGAGCGCTTCGTCGCGCTGGCCTGGGAGAGCGGCGCCCAGCCACTGGTCGCGCTCACCAAGGCCGACCTGGTGGACGATGCCGAGTTCATCCGGGAGGACGTCGAGCGGGTGGTGCCCGGCGTCGCGGTGCTGGTGGTCAGCGCCGGGACCGGCGACGGACTGGACGTGCTGCGCGCCTGCCTGGGCGGCACGACCGCGCTGATCGGGCAGTCCGGCGCCGGAAAGTCCACGCTCACCAACGCGCTGACGGGTGCCCAGGTGATGGTCGTTCAGCAGACCCGCGACGCGGACCAGAAGGGCCGGCACACCACCACCACGCGCGAGCTGTTCGCGCTGCCGGGCGGTGGCGTGCTGATCGACACCCCCGGCCTGCGCGGCGTCGGCCTCTACGGCGGTGAGGGTCTGGCCCAGGCCTTCGCCGAGATCGAGGAACTCGGCGCGCGGTGCCGCTTCGACGACTGCTCGCACAGCACCGAGCCCGGCTGCGCCGTCCGGGCCGCGCTCGCCGACGGCACCCTGCCGCAGCGCCGGATGGACAGCTACCTCAGGCTCCAGCGCGAGAACGCGTGGATCGCCTCCCGGACCGACGCCCGGTTGGCGGCGCAGCGGGCCCGGCTGTGGAAGCAGCGCGCCAAGGGCGCCCGGGACCGGGTGCGGCCCTGA
- a CDS encoding putative leader peptide, with protein MPSAGTTLVGRLHVDLLRVSSAICPVI; from the coding sequence ATGCCTAGCGCCGGAACCACCCTGGTTGGTCGACTCCACGTCGATCTCCTTCGCGTGTCCAGCGCCATCTGTCCGGTGATCTGA
- a CDS encoding DUF305 domain-containing protein, protein MTDARTPEDDRDGIDPDSTDPSGTDPDGIVDDLDDEADDEFDDDLDEVGPAAAPKRRRTLWWPAAVAAAVALCLGVPALVAGGSSASGSSVSAPANDSPEAGFARDMATHHQQAIDMSFIIRDRTTNAEVRGLAFDIINTQANQRGMLMGWLSQWGLSQSSAAPPMAWMKMTPYQAHDGSLMPGMATNTQLAQLQQLSGTAAEIFYLQLMIQHHIGGAAMAQGYVDVAKNPVEKSLAQSMVAAQTSEIQLMTTMLAERGAKPLPTPGS, encoded by the coding sequence ATGACGGACGCGCGGACACCTGAGGACGACCGGGACGGCATCGACCCGGACAGCACCGACCCGAGCGGCACCGACCCGGACGGCATCGTCGACGACCTGGACGACGAAGCGGACGACGAGTTCGACGACGACCTCGACGAGGTCGGCCCCGCCGCCGCGCCCAAGCGCCGCCGCACGCTCTGGTGGCCGGCCGCGGTGGCCGCGGCGGTGGCGCTCTGCCTGGGCGTGCCGGCGCTGGTGGCCGGCGGGTCCTCGGCGTCGGGTTCGTCGGTGTCCGCGCCGGCCAACGACTCGCCCGAGGCGGGTTTCGCGCGGGACATGGCGACCCACCACCAGCAGGCGATCGACATGTCGTTCATCATCCGGGACCGGACGACCAACGCCGAGGTGCGCGGGCTGGCCTTCGACATCATCAACACCCAGGCCAACCAGCGCGGCATGCTGATGGGCTGGCTGAGCCAGTGGGGGCTCAGCCAGAGCTCCGCGGCCCCGCCGATGGCCTGGATGAAGATGACGCCGTACCAGGCGCACGACGGCTCGCTGATGCCGGGCATGGCGACCAACACCCAGCTCGCCCAGCTGCAGCAGCTCAGCGGCACGGCGGCGGAGATCTTCTACCTGCAGCTGATGATCCAGCACCACATCGGCGGCGCCGCGATGGCGCAGGGCTACGTGGACGTGGCGAAGAACCCGGTGGAGAAGTCGCTGGCGCAGTCGATGGTGGCCGCCCAGACCTCGGAGATCCAGCTGATGACCACCATGCTCGCCGAGCGCGGCGCGAAGCCGCTGCCGACGCCCGGGAGCTGA
- a CDS encoding YihY/virulence factor BrkB family protein: protein MQAPGESSRAAAERPSRRRGKGGRRAARRSQWRGTVWGLIKDTTNTCVEYRVTGLAAEAAFFTLLSIPPLLLCLAGTLGYLDDLLGAGSIQKLQQDILSAASTVLSSSSIDDTVKPLLASVFNMPRPDLISIGFLLSLWSGSRALYIFIDTITVMYGLDGKRGIVKTRSMSLGLYLGALVIGSLVLPLLIAGPGLVISAVPSIGGVVNALYWPIAIVLMIVFLTTLYHLSVPASTPWREDIPGALVAFAALVLCSLALRLYLVHSVEGKTVYGSLAAPVAVLLWIFVVALAVLIGAAMNAAIDRRWPSVETADARAENERASEQVAAALVREITARRAAERALRARELGLGEGIEDEETDADEGDEAPSEYPERWADFLAPGDVRGRLGGARKRWRRTPPPPPDSDRPAPKAPHHPAEALDPAEHPAEHPAQPWSSDGRFPGELGPVDSALPSYPPRPPWDGGRG from the coding sequence GTGCAGGCACCAGGTGAGAGCAGCAGAGCGGCGGCGGAGCGACCCTCCCGGCGGCGGGGCAAGGGCGGTCGGCGGGCGGCCCGGCGCTCCCAGTGGCGCGGTACCGTCTGGGGGCTGATCAAGGACACCACCAACACCTGCGTCGAGTACCGGGTCACCGGGCTGGCCGCCGAGGCCGCCTTCTTCACCCTGCTCTCGATCCCGCCGCTGCTGCTCTGCCTGGCCGGCACCCTCGGCTACCTGGACGACCTGCTCGGCGCCGGCAGCATCCAGAAGCTCCAGCAGGACATCCTGTCGGCGGCGAGCACGGTGCTCTCGTCCTCCTCGATCGACGACACCGTGAAGCCGCTGCTGGCCAGTGTCTTCAACATGCCGCGCCCCGACCTGATCTCGATCGGCTTCCTGCTCTCGCTCTGGTCCGGCTCCCGGGCGCTCTACATCTTCATCGACACCATCACCGTGATGTACGGGCTGGACGGCAAGCGCGGGATCGTCAAGACCCGCTCGATGTCGCTGGGCCTCTACCTGGGCGCGCTGGTGATCGGTTCGCTGGTGCTGCCGCTGCTGATCGCCGGGCCCGGCCTGGTGATCTCGGCGGTGCCCAGCATCGGCGGGGTGGTCAACGCGCTCTACTGGCCGATCGCGATCGTGCTGATGATCGTCTTCCTGACCACCCTCTACCACCTGTCCGTGCCGGCCAGCACGCCGTGGCGCGAGGACATCCCCGGCGCGCTGGTCGCGTTCGCCGCGTTGGTGCTCTGCAGCCTGGCGCTGCGGCTCTACCTGGTCCACTCGGTGGAGGGCAAGACCGTCTACGGCTCGCTGGCCGCGCCGGTCGCCGTGCTGCTGTGGATCTTCGTGGTGGCGCTGGCGGTGCTGATCGGCGCCGCGATGAACGCCGCGATAGACCGCCGCTGGCCCAGCGTGGAGACCGCCGACGCGCGCGCCGAGAACGAGCGGGCCAGCGAGCAGGTGGCCGCCGCCCTGGTCCGCGAGATCACCGCGCGCCGGGCCGCCGAACGGGCGCTGCGGGCGCGCGAGCTGGGACTGGGCGAGGGCATCGAGGACGAGGAGACGGACGCGGACGAGGGGGACGAGGCGCCGTCCGAGTACCCCGAGCGCTGGGCCGACTTCCTGGCCCCCGGCGATGTCCGCGGGCGGCTGGGCGGGGCCCGCAAGCGCTGGCGGCGCACGCCGCCGCCCCCGCCGGACAGCGACCGGCCCGCGCCGAAGGCGCCGCACCATCCGGCCGAGGCGCTGGACCCGGCCGAGCACCCCGCCGAGCATCCGGCTCAGCCGTGGTCCTCGGACGGGCGGTTCCCGGGCGAGCTGGGGCCGGTGGACTCGGCGCTGCCGAGCTACCCGCCCCGGCCGCCGTGGGACGGCGGGCGGGGCTGA
- a CDS encoding MarR family winged helix-turn-helix transcriptional regulator: MPAASRPAPSSDLSASRPATETDETTGRTEPAPGADDALAIERAQRLTDVVTRLRRALRSSIRTDYPWESLPMAQVELLQTLAVTPLRVGELAARQRLAPNTVSGLVGKLLDAGFVDRQADPGDRRTARIALTPAGHQQLEDWQRAHERRIAGALATLSPADHDAVMAALPGLDRLAEALAGPGQATADDA; the protein is encoded by the coding sequence ATGCCCGCCGCGTCCCGCCCTGCGCCGTCCAGCGATCTGTCCGCCAGCCGTCCGGCCACCGAGACGGACGAGACAACCGGCCGGACCGAACCGGCCCCCGGCGCCGACGATGCGCTGGCCATCGAGCGCGCGCAGCGGTTGACCGACGTGGTGACCCGGTTGCGCCGGGCCCTGCGCAGCAGCATCCGGACCGACTATCCGTGGGAGTCGCTGCCGATGGCGCAGGTCGAACTGCTCCAGACGCTGGCCGTGACGCCGCTGCGGGTCGGGGAGCTGGCGGCCCGGCAGCGGTTGGCGCCGAACACCGTCAGCGGCCTGGTCGGCAAGCTGCTGGACGCGGGCTTCGTGGACCGCCAGGCCGACCCCGGCGACCGCCGCACCGCGCGGATCGCGCTGACCCCGGCCGGCCACCAGCAGTTGGAGGACTGGCAGCGGGCCCACGAGCGCCGGATCGCGGGTGCGCTGGCCACCCTCTCCCCGGCCGACCACGACGCGGTGATGGCAGCGCTGCCGGGTCTGGACCGGCTGGCCGAGGCGCTGGCCGGTCCGGGCCAGGCGACCGCGGACGACGCCTGA
- a CDS encoding nitrite/sulfite reductase: MATTPDPVEPQPASAAAPRAAAARKATRHRGEGQWGMGHFTPLNANEQFKKDDDGLNVRTRIETIYAHRGFDSIDPSDLRGRMRWWGLYTQRKEGIDGGKTAILDPHELDAEFFMLRVRIDGGRLTVAQLKAVSEVSQQYARGTADLTDRQNIQYHWIRIEDVPAIWQKLEAVGLSTTEACGDTPRVILGSPVAGIAEDEIIDGTPAIEEIQRRFIGNPDFSNLPRKFKSAVSGSPLLDVAHEINDIAFVGVVHPEHGPGFDLWVGGGLSTNPKLGVRLGAWVPLDEVADVYGGVIGIFRDYGYRRLRNRARLKFLVADWGVAKFRQVLEDEYLKYQLIDGPAPEEPSGVWRDHVGVHRQNDGNFYVGFAPRVGRVDGALLGKVAELAAEHGSDRLRTTAEQKMLVLDVPEDQVASLVAGLEALDLRVTPSPFRRGTMACTGIEYCKLAIVETKERGRTLIDELEQRLPDFAEPLTININGCPNACARIQVADIGLKGQLVTDEHGEQVEGYQVHLGGALGLEAGFGRKVRGLKVTKDGLPDYVERVLTRFQADRRAGERFAQWTARASEEQLS, encoded by the coding sequence ATGGCCACCACTCCCGACCCGGTCGAGCCGCAGCCCGCGAGCGCCGCGGCGCCCCGTGCCGCCGCCGCCCGCAAGGCGACCCGCCACCGCGGCGAGGGCCAGTGGGGCATGGGGCACTTCACGCCGCTGAACGCCAACGAGCAGTTCAAGAAGGACGATGACGGTCTCAACGTGCGGACACGCATTGAGACGATCTACGCGCACCGGGGCTTCGACTCGATCGACCCGTCCGACCTGCGCGGCCGGATGCGCTGGTGGGGCCTCTACACCCAGCGCAAGGAGGGGATCGACGGCGGCAAGACCGCGATCCTGGACCCGCACGAGCTCGACGCCGAGTTCTTCATGCTGCGGGTGCGGATCGACGGCGGCCGGCTGACGGTGGCCCAGCTGAAGGCGGTCTCCGAGGTCTCCCAGCAGTACGCGCGCGGCACCGCCGATCTGACCGACCGCCAGAACATCCAGTACCACTGGATCCGGATCGAGGACGTGCCCGCGATCTGGCAGAAGCTGGAGGCGGTGGGCCTGTCCACCACCGAGGCCTGCGGCGACACCCCGCGCGTCATCCTCGGCTCGCCAGTGGCCGGCATCGCCGAGGACGAGATCATCGACGGCACCCCCGCCATCGAGGAGATCCAGCGCCGCTTCATCGGCAACCCCGACTTCTCCAACCTGCCGCGCAAGTTCAAGTCGGCGGTCTCCGGCTCGCCGCTGCTGGACGTGGCGCACGAGATCAACGACATCGCCTTCGTCGGCGTGGTCCACCCCGAGCACGGGCCCGGCTTCGACCTGTGGGTCGGCGGCGGCCTGTCCACCAACCCCAAGCTGGGCGTGCGGCTGGGCGCCTGGGTGCCGCTGGACGAGGTGGCCGACGTCTACGGCGGTGTGATCGGCATCTTCCGCGACTACGGCTACCGCCGGCTGCGCAACCGGGCCCGCCTGAAGTTCCTGGTCGCCGACTGGGGGGTGGCGAAGTTCCGCCAGGTGCTGGAGGACGAGTACCTCAAGTACCAGCTGATCGACGGCCCGGCGCCCGAGGAGCCCAGCGGCGTCTGGCGCGACCACGTCGGCGTGCACCGGCAGAACGACGGCAACTTCTACGTCGGCTTCGCACCGCGGGTCGGCCGGGTGGACGGCGCGCTGCTCGGCAAGGTCGCCGAACTCGCCGCCGAGCACGGCTCGGACCGGCTGCGCACCACCGCCGAGCAGAAGATGCTGGTGCTGGACGTGCCCGAGGACCAGGTCGCCTCGCTGGTGGCCGGCCTGGAGGCGCTGGACCTGCGGGTCACCCCGTCCCCGTTCCGGCGCGGCACCATGGCCTGCACCGGCATCGAGTACTGCAAGCTCGCCATCGTGGAGACCAAGGAGCGCGGGCGCACCCTGATCGACGAGCTCGAGCAGCGGCTGCCCGACTTCGCCGAGCCACTGACCATCAACATCAACGGCTGCCCGAACGCCTGCGCGCGGATCCAGGTGGCGGACATCGGTCTCAAGGGTCAGCTGGTCACCGACGAGCACGGCGAGCAGGTGGAGGGCTACCAGGTCCACCTGGGCGGCGCGCTCGGTCTGGAGGCCGGATTCGGCCGCAAGGTGCGCGGCCTGAAGGTCACCAAGGACGGCCTGCCGGACTACGTGGAGCGGGTGCTGACCCGCTTCCAGGCCGACCGGCGCGCGGGCGAGCGGTTCGCCCAGTGGACGGCCCGGGCCAGTGAGGAGCAGTTGTCATGA
- a CDS encoding DUF4345 domain-containing protein, which produces MARVLRWLVLAMGVACVAIGVFHLALGNSAVPGEGSADATVDSLNRFFGAIFAGYGLAWIWAARQSPIPATAVRWLAGVFLLGGIGRLLSLAAHGWPQWFQVVLTSIELVMPPLYFWLADADERAGRVSTRRVVGDPVL; this is translated from the coding sequence ATGGCCAGAGTTCTCAGGTGGCTCGTCCTGGCGATGGGGGTCGCATGCGTGGCGATCGGGGTGTTCCATCTGGCACTCGGGAACAGCGCGGTACCGGGCGAGGGCTCGGCCGATGCGACGGTCGACAGCCTGAACCGGTTCTTCGGTGCGATCTTCGCGGGGTACGGGCTCGCCTGGATCTGGGCGGCGCGGCAGTCGCCGATCCCGGCAACCGCCGTACGGTGGCTGGCCGGAGTGTTCCTGCTGGGTGGGATCGGGCGGCTGCTGTCGCTCGCCGCACACGGGTGGCCGCAGTGGTTCCAGGTCGTGTTGACGAGCATCGAACTGGTGATGCCGCCGCTGTACTTCTGGCTGGCGGACGCCGACGAGCGGGCCGGCCGGGTATCGACCCGGCGCGTTGTCGGCGATCCCGTGCTCTGA
- a CDS encoding DNA-3-methyladenine glycosylase 2 family protein yields MIDDETRYRAVDSRDARFDGVFFTAVTSTGIYCRPSCPAVTPKRANCTFYPTAAAAQGAGFRACRRCRPDSVPGSPEWNHRADLVGRAMRLIGDGVVDREGVAGLATRLGYSARQLQRQLTAELGAGPIALARAQRAQAARLLLQTTELPVTEVAFAAGFASVRQFNDTVREVYDRTPSGLRAEGQARGSRRPQRASPGSLSLRLAYRGPIDTEHLMDFLALRAVPGVEEVVPAGPKGVRSYRRTLRLPNGYAIAEVDGLGTGVPADRGWLDCRLWLTDLRDLTTAVHRLRALFDLDADPQTVAEQLGRDTALGPLVARRPGLRSPGHVDPHELAVRAVLGQQITVAAARTLAGRLAARYGTPLSGGTTSRPEAGGGPSGTLTVLFPSAEALATADPADLAMPVSRQNALRGLCGALSAGTVRLDPGVDREQAAGQLLGLRGIGPWTVGYLRMRALGDPDVFLPGDVGVRHGLQRLGLPGDPKAAALAALDWAPWRSYAVHQLWALTGEQTTVE; encoded by the coding sequence GTGATCGATGACGAGACGCGCTACCGAGCCGTGGACAGCCGGGACGCCCGGTTCGACGGGGTGTTCTTCACGGCGGTGACCAGCACCGGGATCTACTGCCGTCCGAGCTGCCCGGCGGTCACCCCCAAGCGGGCCAACTGCACCTTCTACCCCACGGCCGCCGCCGCCCAGGGCGCCGGCTTCCGGGCCTGCCGACGCTGCCGGCCCGACTCGGTGCCGGGCTCGCCGGAGTGGAACCACCGCGCCGACCTGGTGGGCCGGGCGATGCGGCTGATCGGGGACGGCGTGGTGGACCGCGAGGGCGTCGCCGGACTGGCCACCCGGCTCGGCTACAGCGCGCGGCAACTGCAGCGGCAGCTGACCGCCGAGCTCGGCGCCGGACCGATCGCGCTGGCCCGCGCCCAGCGCGCGCAGGCCGCCCGGCTGCTCCTGCAGACCACCGAACTGCCGGTCACCGAGGTCGCGTTCGCGGCCGGCTTCGCGTCCGTACGGCAGTTCAACGACACCGTGCGCGAGGTGTACGACCGCACCCCGAGCGGACTGCGGGCCGAGGGGCAGGCCCGGGGCAGCCGCCGGCCGCAGCGGGCGAGCCCGGGCAGCCTCAGCCTGCGGCTGGCCTACCGGGGGCCGATCGACACCGAGCACCTGATGGACTTCCTGGCGCTGCGTGCCGTCCCCGGGGTGGAGGAGGTGGTCCCGGCCGGCCCGAAGGGCGTGCGCAGTTACCGCCGCACCCTGCGGCTGCCGAACGGCTACGCCATCGCGGAGGTCGACGGCCTGGGCACGGGGGTGCCCGCCGACCGGGGCTGGCTGGACTGCCGCCTCTGGCTGACCGACCTGCGCGACCTGACCACCGCCGTGCACCGGCTGCGCGCGCTCTTCGACCTGGACGCCGATCCGCAGACGGTGGCCGAACAGCTCGGCCGGGACACCGCGCTCGGCCCGCTGGTCGCCCGCCGCCCCGGACTGCGCTCGCCCGGCCACGTCGACCCGCACGAGCTGGCGGTGCGGGCCGTGCTCGGCCAGCAGATCACCGTGGCCGCCGCCCGCACGCTGGCCGGCCGGCTCGCCGCCCGCTACGGCACCCCGCTGTCCGGGGGCACCACCTCCCGGCCGGAGGCCGGGGGAGGACCGAGCGGCACGCTCACCGTGCTCTTCCCGAGTGCCGAAGCGCTGGCCACCGCCGACCCGGCCGACCTCGCGATGCCCGTCTCACGGCAGAACGCGCTGCGCGGACTGTGCGGCGCGCTCTCGGCGGGCACCGTCCGGCTGGACCCGGGCGTGGACCGCGAACAGGCCGCCGGGCAGCTGCTCGGGCTGCGCGGCATCGGCCCGTGGACCGTCGGCTACCTGCGGATGCGGGCGCTCGGCGACCCGGACGTCTTCCTGCCGGGCGATGTCGGCGTGCGCCACGGCCTGCAGCGCCTGGGCCTGCCCGGTGACCCGAAGGCGGCGGCCCTGGCGGCGCTGGACTGGGCGCCGTGGCGCTCGTACGCGGTGCACCAGCTCTGGGCGCTGACGGGGGAGCAGACGACGGTGGAGTAG
- a CDS encoding DUF3105 domain-containing protein, whose translation MGSASKQTNQQSNKPANKLTGKQGAADRRERIAKLRAEEQRREKRMKLIAISVAGVLVVGTAVTATLIVKSANDKHNKEVAAAKAPIPGVKTWSNLSRNHVQGTVNYPMTPPVGGDHNPVWQTCMGNVYTQPLQNEHAVHSLEHGAVWVTYNNKASAADIKTLSDKVKVTPYSLMSPYPTESGTITLSAWGTQLVVDSASDPRVNEFFTKYVQGPQTQEPGASCSDGAM comes from the coding sequence GTGGGTTCCGCCTCGAAGCAGACCAACCAGCAGAGCAACAAGCCGGCCAACAAGCTGACCGGCAAGCAGGGCGCTGCCGACCGCCGCGAGCGGATCGCCAAGCTGCGGGCCGAGGAGCAGCGTCGCGAGAAGCGCATGAAGCTGATCGCCATCTCGGTGGCGGGCGTGCTGGTCGTGGGTACCGCTGTGACCGCGACCCTGATCGTGAAGAGCGCCAACGACAAGCACAACAAGGAAGTGGCTGCCGCGAAGGCGCCGATCCCCGGTGTGAAGACGTGGAGCAACCTGTCGCGCAACCACGTGCAGGGGACGGTCAACTACCCGATGACTCCCCCGGTCGGCGGTGACCACAACCCGGTCTGGCAGACCTGCATGGGCAACGTCTACACCCAGCCGCTGCAGAACGAGCACGCCGTCCACTCGCTGGAGCACGGCGCGGTCTGGGTGACGTACAACAACAAGGCCAGCGCCGCAGACATCAAGACGCTGTCGGACAAGGTCAAGGTGACCCCGTACTCGCTGATGAGCCCGTACCCGACCGAGTCGGGCACCATCACGCTCAGCGCGTGGGGCACCCAGCTGGTGGTGGACAGCGCCTCCGACCCGCGGGTCAACGAGTTCTTCACCAAGTACGTCCAGGGTCCGCAGACCCAGGAGCCGGGCGCCTCCTGCAGTGACGGAGCGATGTGA